In the genome of Flavobacterium panacagri, one region contains:
- a CDS encoding glycoside hydrolase family 97 protein — protein MKNYLILPAVLFSIAIGYSQKTKSAYELASPNGKNKIKFELVKNAPKYAVSHGKTEVISPSDMGFVLKGNEDLSSNFEIKGAKTSTFDETWEQVWGEKKNIRNHYNQLVVDLQQKTGNKRKLQIQFRAFDDGVAFRYVYPKQNVKDSIFIMDEKTTFNLKEDGKAWWIPANRPDRDEYLFKDAPVSTLDTVLTPLTIESKSGLALSFHEANLIDFASITLVNTKGTELKSDLVPWADGVKVRVKDTFTSSWRTLQIGENAGELITSYLVLNLNEPNKLKNTNNYFKPYKYLGIWWGMHIGKYTFWESDKQGATTKHAEEYIDFTAKEGFHHLLIEGWNKGWTPAWYENRMHMFSFTKSADNFDLEKVVEYGKKKNIELIGYHETGSNLINYLKEVDEGFALYKKLGIHTVKIGHVGSKLNMKQMHFGQFGVNYFRYILEKAAQYDLAVLYHESIKDTGERRTFPNMVSREAARGQEYNAWSEGNPPNHLSIIPFTRLLSGPMDFTPGIFDVEVKQGYPGKRIRGTVGQQLALYVTIYSPIQMLADLPENYEGKPALQFLKDVPTDWEDTKILEGKIGEYITTARKDRNSADWYLGTLTNEKPRNVEVSLSFLDPNSTYEAQIYVDAEGTDQKHNPEAVAISKKTVKASDKLQLKLGGAGGGAVRFKKL, from the coding sequence ATGAAAAACTATCTAATTCTCCCAGCCGTATTGTTTTCGATAGCAATAGGCTACAGTCAAAAAACGAAAAGCGCTTACGAACTGGCATCGCCAAATGGAAAAAACAAAATCAAATTTGAGCTGGTAAAAAATGCTCCAAAATATGCCGTTTCTCACGGAAAAACAGAAGTGATTTCTCCGTCAGATATGGGATTTGTATTGAAAGGAAATGAAGATTTAAGTTCAAATTTCGAAATTAAAGGAGCAAAAACTTCTACGTTTGACGAGACTTGGGAACAAGTTTGGGGAGAAAAGAAAAACATCAGAAATCACTACAATCAATTGGTAGTCGATTTACAGCAGAAAACAGGAAACAAAAGAAAACTGCAGATTCAGTTTCGTGCTTTTGACGATGGAGTAGCTTTTAGATATGTGTATCCAAAACAAAATGTAAAAGACAGTATTTTCATCATGGATGAAAAAACGACTTTCAATTTAAAGGAAGATGGAAAAGCATGGTGGATTCCTGCAAACCGACCAGATCGTGACGAATATTTATTTAAAGATGCACCAGTAAGTACATTAGATACTGTTTTAACTCCATTAACAATCGAAAGCAAAAGCGGATTAGCGTTAAGTTTCCATGAAGCAAACCTAATCGATTTTGCGAGTATTACTTTGGTAAACACAAAAGGAACAGAATTAAAATCTGATTTAGTGCCTTGGGCTGATGGCGTTAAAGTTCGTGTAAAAGATACTTTCACATCTTCTTGGAGAACTCTTCAAATTGGAGAAAATGCAGGTGAATTGATTACTTCTTATTTGGTTTTAAACTTAAATGAACCAAACAAATTAAAAAACACCAACAATTATTTCAAACCTTACAAATATTTAGGAATTTGGTGGGGAATGCACATTGGAAAATATACTTTCTGGGAAAGCGACAAACAAGGTGCAACAACCAAACACGCTGAAGAATATATTGATTTTACAGCAAAAGAAGGTTTTCATCATTTATTGATCGAAGGATGGAACAAAGGCTGGACACCAGCTTGGTACGAAAACCGTATGCATATGTTCAGCTTTACGAAAAGTGCTGATAATTTCGACTTAGAAAAAGTAGTAGAATACGGGAAGAAAAAGAACATCGAATTAATTGGATATCACGAAACAGGTTCAAACTTAATTAACTATTTAAAAGAAGTTGATGAAGGTTTTGCCTTGTACAAAAAATTGGGAATTCATACTGTAAAAATCGGCCACGTTGGTTCTAAACTGAACATGAAACAAATGCACTTCGGGCAGTTTGGAGTAAATTATTTCAGATACATTTTAGAAAAAGCCGCGCAATACGATTTAGCAGTTTTATACCACGAATCGATAAAAGATACAGGAGAAAGAAGAACTTTTCCAAACATGGTTTCAAGAGAAGCAGCGCGTGGACAAGAATATAACGCTTGGAGCGAAGGAAATCCGCCGAACCATTTAAGTATTATTCCGTTTACAAGATTACTTTCTGGCCCAATGGATTTCACGCCTGGAATTTTTGATGTTGAGGTAAAACAAGGTTATCCAGGAAAAAGAATTCGGGGAACAGTTGGACAGCAATTGGCATTGTATGTAACGATTTATTCTCCAATTCAAATGTTGGCAGATCTTCCAGAAAACTACGAAGGAAAACCAGCTTTACAATTCTTAAAAGACGTTCCAACAGATTGGGAAGACACTAAAATCTTAGAAGGTAAAATTGGCGAATACATCACAACAGCAAGAAAAGACAGAAACAGCGCTGATTGGTATTTAGGAACTTTGACCAATGAAAAACCAAGAAATGTTGAGGTTTCATTATCATTCTTAGATCCAAATTCAACTTACGAAGCACAGATTTATGTAGATGCTGAAGGAACAGATCAAAAACACAATCCAGAAGCAGTTGCAATTTCGAAGAAAACTGTAAAAGCTTCAGATAAATTACAATTGAAATTAGGCGGAGCTGGCGGTGGAGCGGTTCGTTTTAAAAAGTTGTAG
- a CDS encoding alpha-xylosidase encodes MKNSQLTALVSAFVLGFLAVPKATAQIQNADVLNAPIDISKDFQNYLNTFYFADELASFDPVTGKGTIKYLRYNYKTRQAFNNMMMKPDVEKANEFPTTEYAESPVLPFEIQFVSDRTVRIKTTSGPQFHPQKESLMLVDGVAPNHPELWKYAKIEGGHSYTSKHGRVEILTKPWHVKIYDEKGKLLTSTLHDTDFKNTYTPTLPFSYVRRNSDYSRSMGAAFSLEPDEKIFGCGESFTQFNKRGSKVVLWTDDANGIQNETMYKPIPFYMSSRGYGVFMHHSTPITVDFGKYFSSANEMYIGDDEADLFFFIGEPKDILDQYTNLTGKAAMPPLWSFGFWMSRITYFSEKEGRDVARDLRKYKIPTDVIHFDTGWFDVDWRNNYEFAKSRFPDATKMMSDLKKDGFQVCLWQLPYFTPKNTLFPEIMDKNLAVRDRKGNLPYEDAVLDFSNPETVTWYQGKLKKLFDEGVAVFKVDFGEAAPPDGIYHSGRTGFYEHNLYPLRYNKAVAEITQKEKGYTLIWARSTWAGSQRYPLHWGGDSETTNGAMSAELRGGLSLGLSGFSFWSHDVGGFATKSPENIYRRWTPFGMFTSHVRSHGEPPREPWLYSKEFLEGFRKADNMRYELMPYIYAQAKESSQKGLPMMRALFVEYPNDPGAWLVDNEYLFGSSMLVAPLFEEVEERDVYLPEGTWIDYQTKKVYQSGWHKIKAGEVPIVVLVKDGTAIPHIGLAQSTKDMDWSKLTLKVFASDKTTSATAKVFLPEGDAVQEIKVNKNGNNFEVAANPLNGKTTFKTEWAK; translated from the coding sequence ATGAAAAACTCACAATTAACCGCATTAGTTTCTGCTTTTGTTTTGGGATTTCTAGCTGTGCCAAAAGCGACAGCACAAATTCAAAACGCAGATGTACTGAATGCTCCAATCGATATCAGTAAAGATTTTCAGAACTATCTGAATACTTTTTATTTCGCAGACGAATTGGCTTCTTTTGATCCTGTAACAGGAAAAGGAACGATCAAATATCTGCGATACAATTATAAAACACGTCAGGCTTTCAACAACATGATGATGAAACCAGATGTGGAAAAAGCAAACGAATTTCCAACAACAGAATATGCAGAATCTCCTGTTTTGCCTTTCGAAATTCAGTTTGTTTCAGATAGAACGGTTCGTATTAAAACCACTTCTGGGCCACAATTTCATCCGCAAAAAGAATCCTTGATGTTGGTTGACGGCGTTGCGCCAAATCATCCTGAATTATGGAAATATGCTAAAATAGAAGGTGGTCACAGTTACACAAGTAAACACGGAAGAGTTGAAATTTTGACAAAACCTTGGCACGTAAAAATCTACGATGAAAAAGGAAAATTACTGACAAGTACACTTCACGATACCGACTTTAAAAATACATACACACCGACACTTCCATTTTCTTACGTTCGCCGAAACAGCGATTATTCAAGAAGTATGGGCGCGGCCTTCAGTTTAGAACCAGACGAAAAAATATTTGGATGTGGTGAATCATTTACACAATTCAACAAACGCGGTTCAAAAGTAGTTTTATGGACAGATGACGCTAACGGAATCCAAAATGAAACGATGTACAAACCGATTCCGTTTTACATGAGCAGTCGTGGTTACGGCGTTTTCATGCACCATTCAACACCAATTACAGTTGACTTTGGAAAATACTTTTCAAGTGCCAACGAAATGTACATTGGAGATGACGAAGCCGATTTGTTTTTCTTTATCGGAGAACCAAAAGATATCTTAGACCAATACACGAATTTGACTGGAAAAGCAGCAATGCCACCACTTTGGTCATTCGGTTTCTGGATGAGCCGTATTACCTATTTCTCTGAAAAAGAAGGAAGAGATGTGGCAAGAGATTTACGTAAATACAAAATCCCAACCGATGTTATTCACTTTGATACGGGCTGGTTTGATGTAGATTGGAGAAACAACTACGAATTTGCAAAATCTCGTTTCCCAGATGCTACAAAAATGATGTCGGATTTAAAGAAAGATGGTTTCCAAGTTTGTCTTTGGCAGTTGCCTTATTTCACGCCAAAGAATACTTTGTTTCCTGAGATCATGGATAAAAACTTAGCGGTAAGAGACAGAAAAGGAAATCTTCCTTATGAAGATGCTGTTTTAGATTTCTCAAATCCAGAAACGGTAACTTGGTACCAAGGAAAATTGAAAAAATTATTTGATGAAGGCGTTGCAGTTTTCAAAGTAGATTTTGGAGAAGCAGCTCCGCCAGACGGAATTTACCATTCGGGAAGAACTGGTTTTTACGAGCACAATTTATATCCATTAAGATATAACAAAGCTGTTGCAGAAATCACGCAAAAAGAAAAAGGATATACTTTAATCTGGGCAAGAAGTACTTGGGCAGGATCACAGCGTTATCCTTTACATTGGGGAGGAGATTCTGAAACTACAAACGGAGCGATGTCTGCAGAATTACGCGGTGGACTTTCATTAGGATTAAGCGGATTCAGTTTCTGGAGTCATGACGTTGGAGGTTTCGCAACAAAATCTCCTGAGAATATTTACAGAAGATGGACACCATTCGGAATGTTTACTTCACACGTAAGAAGCCACGGAGAACCGCCTCGCGAACCTTGGTTGTACAGCAAAGAATTCTTGGAAGGATTTAGAAAAGCTGATAATATGCGTTACGAATTAATGCCATATATCTACGCTCAGGCTAAAGAAAGTTCTCAAAAAGGATTGCCAATGATGCGTGCTCTTTTTGTAGAATATCCAAACGATCCGGGAGCTTGGTTAGTGGATAATGAATATTTGTTTGGATCAAGTATGTTGGTGGCACCACTTTTTGAAGAGGTTGAAGAAAGAGATGTTTACCTTCCAGAAGGAACTTGGATCGATTATCAAACTAAAAAAGTGTACCAATCGGGCTGGCATAAAATCAAAGCGGGTGAAGTGCCAATTGTAGTTTTAGTAAAAGACGGAACTGCAATTCCGCACATTGGTTTAGCGCAGTCTACAAAAGATATGGATTGGAGTAAACTGACATTAAAAGTATTCGCAAGCGACAAAACCACTTCGGCAACAGCCAAAGTATTTTTACCAGAAGGCGATGCGGTACAAGAAATAAAAGTGAACAAAAATGGAAACAATTTCGAGGTAGCTGCAAATCCGTTAAACGGAAAAACCACTTTTAAAACCGAGTGGGCAAAATAA
- a CDS encoding glycoside hydrolase family 2 TIM barrel-domain containing protein → MLQLTSCKKLGLLLVCALLLTACKSSTDEKFNSRKVSFNADWSFHLNDSIIDKDTIGASTKWRTLDVPHDWSIEGKFDEKSPAGYGGGALNGGLGWYKKTFKVAAEDSTKITSITFDGVYKDSEVWINGHYLGKRPNGYIGFQYDMSPYLNYGDKNNEIIVKVDNSKQPNSRWYSGSGIFRNVWIETTDKLHVGQWGTYITTPKVTAENASVNFETTIRNQYAEEKKATVTTTIFKEETKVTSVTQNITIGANANQIVKQSAEVETPILWSVEKPELYTAVTEISLDDKIIDQYKTNFGIRDFKFDLNKGFILNGKQVKIKGVCLHHDLGPLGAAINTRAIERQLEIMKEMGVNGIRTSHNPPAPELLDLCDKMGFIVMDEAFDMWKQTKTKYDYGNDWDKWHKKDLIDQLLRDRNHPSIFVWSIGNEIPEQWNEKGIEIATELAAITRQYDKTRPLTAAMNPPVNMNIDAVTLQFEKQNVSINPLAGSGVLDLIGYNYAHQTYEHHLKNFPKTPFIATETTSGLQTRGYYDTVSDTIKKWPVSWDKKFEGGNPGNTVSAYDQVQTPWGSTHEATWKVIKKHDFLSGMYIWTGFDYIGEPTPYEWPSISSYFGIVDLAGFAKDVYYMYQSEWTDKTVLHVFPHWNWKAGQTVDVWAYYNKADEVELFVNGKSVGKRSKKGDDLHVMWRIPFEAGTLKAISRKDGKVVLEKEIKTAGNPSQLKLTADRSTIKADKNDLSFITVDILDANGTLAPNANNEINFSLKGNGKIVGVCSGDPVSHESYKGNKHTALAGKCLVIVQSGDKSGRLELTAKANGLKQATIVITAE, encoded by the coding sequence ATGTTGCAGCTAACTTCGTGTAAAAAACTAGGATTACTATTGGTGTGTGCCCTTTTATTAACGGCATGCAAATCATCAACAGACGAAAAATTCAATAGCAGAAAAGTTTCTTTTAATGCAGATTGGAGTTTTCATTTGAATGATAGCATAATCGATAAAGATACCATTGGAGCTTCAACAAAATGGAGAACTTTAGATGTGCCGCACGATTGGAGCATCGAAGGGAAATTTGATGAAAAGAGTCCCGCAGGTTATGGAGGCGGAGCATTAAACGGAGGTTTAGGCTGGTACAAAAAAACATTCAAAGTCGCTGCAGAAGACAGCACAAAAATTACTTCTATTACTTTTGACGGTGTTTACAAAGACAGTGAAGTCTGGATAAACGGTCATTATTTAGGAAAACGTCCAAACGGATATATTGGTTTTCAATATGACATGTCGCCATATTTAAATTACGGAGACAAAAACAACGAAATAATTGTTAAGGTTGACAATTCAAAACAACCTAATTCACGCTGGTATTCCGGTTCAGGAATTTTTAGAAATGTCTGGATCGAAACTACTGATAAACTCCATGTGGGACAATGGGGAACGTATATTACAACTCCAAAAGTTACTGCTGAAAATGCTTCCGTTAATTTTGAAACAACTATCAGAAATCAATATGCTGAAGAAAAAAAGGCAACAGTAACTACAACTATTTTTAAAGAAGAGACTAAAGTAACATCGGTTACTCAAAATATAACAATTGGTGCCAATGCCAATCAAATCGTAAAACAATCGGCAGAAGTTGAAACGCCGATTTTATGGTCGGTTGAAAAACCAGAATTATATACAGCCGTTACCGAAATTTCGCTTGACGATAAAATCATCGATCAATACAAAACCAATTTCGGAATCAGAGATTTTAAATTCGATTTGAACAAAGGTTTTATTTTAAATGGAAAACAGGTCAAAATAAAAGGAGTTTGTTTGCATCATGATTTAGGGCCGTTAGGTGCGGCGATTAATACTCGTGCGATCGAACGTCAGTTAGAGATCATGAAAGAAATGGGCGTAAACGGAATCAGAACTTCACACAATCCGCCTGCTCCAGAGCTTTTAGATTTATGTGATAAAATGGGTTTCATTGTCATGGACGAAGCTTTCGATATGTGGAAACAAACCAAAACCAAATACGATTACGGAAACGATTGGGACAAATGGCACAAAAAAGATCTAATCGATCAATTGCTTCGCGACCGAAATCATCCAAGTATTTTTGTTTGGAGTATCGGAAATGAAATCCCAGAACAATGGAATGAAAAAGGAATTGAGATTGCTACAGAATTAGCTGCAATTACGCGTCAATATGATAAAACGCGTCCGTTAACTGCAGCGATGAATCCGCCGGTAAATATGAATATTGATGCGGTAACGTTACAATTTGAGAAACAAAATGTGTCGATTAATCCGCTTGCTGGATCGGGTGTTTTAGATTTAATAGGCTACAATTATGCACATCAAACGTATGAACATCATTTAAAAAACTTTCCAAAAACCCCTTTCATTGCAACTGAAACGACTTCAGGTTTGCAGACAAGAGGTTATTATGATACGGTTTCAGATACCATCAAAAAATGGCCGGTTAGTTGGGATAAAAAATTTGAAGGAGGAAATCCTGGAAATACGGTCTCAGCATACGATCAAGTCCAAACTCCTTGGGGTTCAACGCACGAAGCAACTTGGAAAGTCATTAAAAAACACGATTTCCTTTCTGGAATGTATATCTGGACAGGTTTCGATTATATCGGAGAACCAACACCATACGAATGGCCGTCTATCAGTTCTTATTTCGGAATTGTAGATTTAGCCGGTTTCGCGAAAGACGTGTATTATATGTACCAAAGCGAATGGACAGATAAAACGGTTCTTCACGTTTTTCCGCATTGGAACTGGAAAGCAGGACAAACTGTTGATGTTTGGGCATATTACAACAAAGCCGATGAGGTGGAACTTTTTGTAAACGGAAAATCAGTTGGAAAAAGAAGCAAAAAAGGAGACGATTTACACGTAATGTGGAGAATTCCTTTTGAAGCTGGAACTTTAAAAGCGATTTCTCGTAAAGATGGAAAAGTGGTTTTAGAAAAAGAAATTAAAACAGCAGGAAATCCTTCTCAATTAAAATTGACTGCGGACAGAAGCACTATCAAAGCAGATAAAAATGATTTGTCATTTATTACAGTTGATATTTTAGATGCTAATGGAACTTTAGCTCCAAATGCTAATAATGAAATTAATTTCTCTTTAAAAGGAAACGGAAAAATTGTAGGTGTTTGCAGCGGAGATCCAGTTAGCCACGAGTCTTACAAAGGAAATAAACACACGGCTTTGGCAGGAAAATGTTTGGTTATTGTTCAATCTGGCGATAAATCTGGAAGATTAGAATTAACCGCTAAAGCGAATGGGCTAAAACAAGCTACAATTGTAATTACGGCAGAATAA
- a CDS encoding RagB/SusD family nutrient uptake outer membrane protein, which produces MKKTYLYIFCLSLLSLGSCSLETEPLTQQTDGNFYKTTDDAYAALVGCYDGMQVATGASGLGVPVISEVMSDDCFGGTGNSDGYNYAAIDEFNIQRSPSDIDMLNGNWIAYYKALYRCNVLLSKMDQIDWKGDTTLRNTYESETRFIRAYLYFEMVRLWGNIPLLTKPSTENIPQAAPEEVYKVIAEDLVFASDHLPSSAYSATVSGRITKWAAKSLLGRVYLYYTGYYGKTDLAGVVTKAQALAHLEDVVASSGHGLLEDFSTLWPAASVDKYAGEANKEIVFSIKYTYTSDYNGNTDGNHWLVMFGMREFSSYPYGRGWGITVNSKLWNAYAANDTRRVSTVIGIAEEKIPFDKINNQREYTGYYNKKYTPMVDKDGKDLPLTMGSQFWDISQFQDYVVLRYADVLLMAAELGSGNAQAYFDDVRRRAYKTAFNSIPVNYDNIMNERHLEFALEGVRYWDLLRQGIGKASSTIAETTTLLNGGVQTTKTISTVNIQNTKGLQQIPNTQITLSNGVLKQNAGW; this is translated from the coding sequence ATGAAAAAGACTTATTTATATATTTTCTGTTTGAGTTTACTTTCTCTTGGTTCTTGCAGTCTAGAAACAGAACCTCTTACACAACAGACAGATGGAAATTTTTATAAAACTACAGATGATGCATACGCAGCATTAGTTGGTTGTTATGATGGAATGCAGGTGGCGACAGGAGCTTCTGGTTTAGGAGTTCCGGTAATTAGTGAAGTAATGTCTGATGATTGTTTTGGAGGAACAGGAAATTCAGACGGCTACAATTATGCTGCTATTGATGAGTTTAACATTCAACGTTCACCATCTGATATTGATATGCTGAACGGTAACTGGATCGCATACTATAAAGCGCTTTATCGTTGTAATGTTTTATTGTCAAAAATGGATCAAATTGACTGGAAAGGCGATACTACTTTAAGAAATACTTATGAGTCTGAAACAAGATTTATCAGAGCTTACTTGTATTTTGAAATGGTTCGTTTATGGGGAAATATTCCTTTATTGACTAAGCCTTCAACAGAAAATATTCCTCAGGCAGCGCCAGAAGAAGTGTATAAAGTAATTGCAGAAGATTTAGTTTTTGCTTCAGATCATTTACCATCGTCAGCTTACAGCGCAACAGTTAGCGGACGTATTACAAAATGGGCAGCAAAATCTTTACTTGGTCGTGTTTACTTGTACTACACAGGATATTATGGCAAAACGGATTTAGCAGGAGTAGTGACTAAAGCACAAGCTTTGGCACATTTAGAAGATGTAGTAGCATCTAGCGGACATGGTTTATTAGAGGATTTCTCTACATTATGGCCGGCAGCTTCTGTTGACAAATATGCAGGTGAAGCGAATAAAGAAATAGTATTTTCTATAAAATATACTTACACGAGTGATTATAACGGAAATACTGATGGTAATCACTGGTTGGTAATGTTTGGAATGAGAGAATTCTCGTCTTATCCTTACGGACGTGGCTGGGGTATAACAGTGAATTCTAAATTATGGAATGCTTATGCTGCTAATGATACAAGACGTGTTTCAACAGTAATTGGAATTGCAGAAGAAAAAATCCCATTCGATAAAATAAACAATCAGCGTGAGTATACAGGTTACTACAACAAAAAATATACTCCAATGGTAGATAAAGATGGAAAAGATCTTCCATTAACGATGGGAAGCCAGTTCTGGGATATCAGTCAGTTTCAAGATTATGTAGTATTAAGATATGCTGATGTACTTTTAATGGCAGCAGAATTAGGAAGCGGAAATGCACAAGCTTACTTTGATGATGTTAGAAGAAGAGCGTACAAAACAGCTTTTAATTCTATTCCAGTTAATTATGACAACATAATGAACGAAAGACATTTAGAATTTGCTCTAGAAGGAGTTAGATATTGGGATTTACTACGTCAAGGAATTGGAAAAGCATCTTCAACCATTGCGGAGACTACAACTTTGTTAAATGGAGGTGTGCAGACTACAAAAACAATTTCTACAGTAAACATCCAAAATACAAAAGGATTACAGCAGATTCCAAATACTCAGATTACATTATCTAATGGAGTTTTAAAACAAAATGCAGGCTGGTAG